In the genome of Blastopirellula marina, one region contains:
- the dapA gene encoding 4-hydroxy-tetrahydrodipicolinate synthase, producing MTRKGSDFAGVSVAITTPFKGGLVDYDLLKQQVEFQIEAGVDCLCPVGTTGESPTLSHDEHERVISVVIETVAGRAKVMPGTGSNSTHEALKLTRWAAGEGADAALVVAPYYNKPTQEGFYQHFKALAEDSSIPICVYNIPGRTGKNIEPETIARLGELSQIQLVKEATGSMDQASQTLELTNLTLLSGDDSMTLPLMSIGGAGVISVVGNIVPKDMLQLVKAAAAGDYAEAQKMHFKLFTLCREMLGLSTNPIPIKGAMKMLGRDSGELRLPMTPLCENGEKRLAQVLTEYGLL from the coding sequence ATGACACGCAAAGGTAGCGATTTCGCAGGCGTATCGGTAGCAATCACGACTCCTTTCAAGGGAGGTCTAGTGGACTACGACTTGCTGAAACAACAGGTCGAATTTCAGATTGAAGCAGGCGTCGATTGCCTGTGCCCGGTAGGAACCACCGGCGAATCCCCGACGCTGTCTCACGACGAGCACGAACGTGTTATCAGTGTCGTGATCGAAACGGTAGCGGGGCGCGCAAAGGTGATGCCAGGCACCGGATCGAACAGCACCCACGAAGCGCTAAAGCTAACCCGCTGGGCCGCTGGCGAAGGCGCGGACGCCGCTCTGGTTGTCGCGCCTTACTACAACAAGCCAACCCAGGAAGGCTTCTATCAGCACTTCAAGGCACTAGCTGAAGACTCGTCGATTCCGATCTGCGTTTACAACATTCCGGGACGTACCGGTAAGAATATCGAGCCAGAAACGATTGCCCGCCTGGGTGAGCTTTCGCAGATTCAACTGGTGAAAGAAGCCACCGGCTCGATGGATCAGGCATCGCAAACGCTGGAACTGACCAACCTGACGCTACTGAGTGGCGACGACAGCATGACCCTCCCGCTGATGTCGATCGGCGGTGCCGGGGTGATCTCGGTGGTTGGTAACATCGTTCCCAAGGATATGCTGCAACTGGTCAAGGCCGCAGCCGCCGGCGACTACGCCGAAGCCCAGAAGATGCACTTCAAGCTGTTCACGCTCTGTCGAGAAATGCTAGGTCTTTCGACCAACCCGATTCCAATCAAGGGTGCGATGAAGATGCTCGGCCGTGATTCGGGTGAACTGCGTCTGCCAATGACCCCGCTGTGCGAGAACGGCGAGAAGCGTCTGGCCCAGGTGCTGACCGAATACGGTTTGCTCTAA